AATCATTTCTAAAATTGTATTAAATTTTTAGAACATTGATGCAACAAGAATCACAAAGAATAGTATTAGACTTACAGTACCTTCCCTGTATCGAATATTTTTTAAATATATTGAAAGCGAAGGAAGTTGTTTTTGAAAATTCGGAAAATTATCTCAGGCATACTTACAGAAATCGTTGTAAAATATTAACGGCAGATAAGGTTTTGGAATTGTCTGTTCCTGTTAAGCATGAAGGTAAAAAGCTATATACGGAAGTAGAAATCGATTATTCCCAAAAGTGGCTTCAGGTCCATCAAAGGGCGATTGTTTCAGCTTATAGAAATGCTCCTTATTTTGAGTATTACTGGCCGTTTTTTGAGGGTATTTATTCCAAAAATCACAGAACTTTATTTGATATGAATTTTGAATTTCTGACACTTTGTCTGAAATTATTTCAAATTGAAAAGAATATTTCCTTTACAAACAGTTATATAAAAGAATATGAGGACGTTTTTGATATGAGAAATCATATTATCCCTAAAAGAAATCAGGCAGAAGACCCCAAACTTGGCAGAATAACATATCGACAAGTGTTTGGCAGGAATTTTGTAAATAACATGAGCATAATTGATTTATTATTTTGTGAAGGAAATAATGCAATAAATGTTATGAATACGTAAGGGATCCAATTAGGGAAAAGTGAAGATGATCGAACAAAGGGAAAAATCAGTTTGTTCTCTATTTAAGAGAAAGATAGAAATAAAATATATAAAATAGTTGGTTATTTATAGTAAAAATAATTTAGATTTACGCTATTACTAAATAGCTCCTTTATAATATGGAAGCAAAATTTTCAAACCGAGTTAAAGAAGTAATTTCCCTCAGCAGGGAAGAGGCACTTCGTTTAGGCCATGATTATATTGGAGCAGAACATCTTTTGCTTGGAATGATCAGGGAAGGGGAAGGAGTTGCAATCAGCTTGTTAAAAAAACTGGGTGTTTCTCTTGAAGAGTTGAGACTTGCGGTGGAGCAAGCTACAAAAGGTACTGCTACAGGCAATGTCAAAAACCTGGCCAACATTCCCCTAACAAGGCAATCAGAAAAGGTATTAAAAATCACTTATCTGGAGGCCAAAATTTTTAAAAGTGAATTAATAGGGACCGAGCATCTGCTTCTGTCAATATTAAGAGATGAAGACAACATCGCGACTCAGATTCTGGAAAAATTTGAAGTGAGTTATGATGTGATCAAAGAATTATTAGAATATCATCAGCAAAATCCTATGGCATCAGGCGATACAGACGATTCTGACGAAGATAGCTCAAGAATCTTCGGAGGAAGTGGTTCAGGAGCTGGCAAAGAGCCGGCCAAAGGAACCACGGAAAAATCCAGAACCCCCGTTTTGGATAATTTTGGCAGAGACCTTACAAAACTCGCAGAAGAAAATAAACTCGATCCTATAGTGGGTAGAGAGAAAGAAATTGAAAGAGTAGCTCAGGTGTTGAGCCGTAGGAAAAAGAATAACCCTATTCTTATCGGTGAACCTGGTGTGGGAAAAACAGCTATTGCTGAAGGTTTGGCTTTGAGAATTATTCAAAAGAAAGTTTCAAGGGTACTTTTCGGTAAAAGAGTAGTTACTCTGGATCTTGCCTCTTTGGTTGCAGGAACTAAATACAGAGGACAATTTGAAGAGAGAATGAAAGCCGTTATGAACGAGCTCGAAAAATCTCCTGAAGTTATTCTCTTTATCGATGAGATTCACACAATTGTAGGAGCAGGAGGTGCCTCAGGTTCGCTTGATGCTTCTAATATGTTCAAACCAGCTCTTGCTAGGGGAGATATACAATGTATAGGTGCTACTACTTTAGATGAGTATAGACAATACATTGAAAAAGATGGAGCCCTTGCAAGAAGGTTCCAGATTGTAATGGTTGATGCAACTACTCCTGAGGAGACAATAGAGATATTGACTAACATTAAGGATAAGTA
The Sporocytophaga myxococcoides DSM 11118 genome window above contains:
- a CDS encoding WbqC family protein translates to MQQESQRIVLDLQYLPCIEYFLNILKAKEVVFENSENYLRHTYRNRCKILTADKVLELSVPVKHEGKKLYTEVEIDYSQKWLQVHQRAIVSAYRNAPYFEYYWPFFEGIYSKNHRTLFDMNFEFLTLCLKLFQIEKNISFTNSYIKEYEDVFDMRNHIIPKRNQAEDPKLGRITYRQVFGRNFVNNMSIIDLLFCEGNNAINVMNT